One region of Osmia lignaria lignaria isolate PbOS001 chromosome 7, iyOsmLign1, whole genome shotgun sequence genomic DNA includes:
- the LOC117604580 gene encoding uncharacterized protein LOC117604580 isoform X1, with amino-acid sequence MFETDDWDLDQDFLNDIDDKAVEFYSQSDNQETEPKRRKIEICNDSIFSPDNNVDLDDRKGSSKEIVKSDKNKESRKHLILSMFNKNVLDENVSQTICESKKSCDNTLSNVHSDIQNHKDNKLSRKNLVLGILKNKNIQDKIVQKNITHVNPPKVEPKIRNNNDINVNQGFKVPSSNGIKHQTLKNNCQRENSFNNVKSKSNSINNSRKELLCNIMKPESVNNLKPKNDIIKNTLSITKDQVQPNKKMTLVRKFPGPAGLLPDDIDTIPPVSYLNSLEENEKTNEENNSSKLPEYCSQNTKNLFTEGAWQLMLDDLPQDFLKGYEIAIVKQMASTKGCSSTKVKFMAGIIERIDHSHENPPIVLRDFTDNIQGIVHRDIPLKYPGLLEPNVVVLLHDVGLLKISSTFVSNKYQILISPSSLLGIYTNKGEIERTGHMAVVLENASKEETGKEQTKNKDYGFSKLSKAPSSMTDFQFKLKHSSNIQDSLSSKKSTEDIKTNSPNTNKTVEAVSESMDFDIDLSFSIPPAKITNSQNQKNFTDSTLKKHANENSKQPFVEKQKESTHNDDKERAENLLKALKRFSPNINPKKRLPFHSKNVQMDAVLTKQVKQKVLSDSFSEQMHIDDCDVNTSQEKVESVAKEVPSPFCKKTEGVQSRRDSIRSKLLQFKSPEKLSPPSVDSQNASNVKQNDETLIEKKMPETSSFFNDVLGNTENDSDDEMLSQLDMDTIFSNCN; translated from the exons atgttTGAGACCGATGATTGGGACCTTGATCAG GATTTCTTAAACGATATAGACGATAAAGCGGTTGAATTTTATTCTCAATCAGATAATCAAGAAACTGAACCAAAAAGGCGGAAGATAGAAATTTGCAATGATTCTATTTTTTCACCTGACAACAATGTTGATTTGGATGACAGAAAGGGTAGCAGTAAAGAGATAGTAAAATCTGATAAGAACAAAGAATCAAGGAAACATTTGATTCTTAgtatgtttaataaaaatgtattggATGAGAATGTTTCTCAGACTATATGCGAATCAAAAAAATCATGTGATAATactttatcaaatgtacattctgATATACAAAATCataaagataataaattatCTCGAAAGAATTTAGTACTTggtatattaaaaaacaaaaatattcaaGATAAAATTGTACAAAAGAACATAACACATGTAAATCCACCAAAAGTTGAACCAAAAATCAGAAACAATAATGATATAAATGTAAATCAGGGATTTAAAGTGCCTAGTAGTAATGGAATAAAACATCAGACTCTTAAAAATAACTGCCAGAGAGAAAATAGTTTCAACAATGTAAAATCTAAgtcaaattcaattaataattcaaggAAGGAATTGCTGTGTAATATAATGAAGCCAGAATCTGTGAATAATTTAAAACCCAAAAATGATATTATCAAAAATACATTATCAATAACTAAGGATCAAGTACAACCTAATAAGAAGATGACATTAGTTAGAAAATTTCCTGGACCAGCTGGTTTATTACCAGATGATATAGATACTATTCCTCCTGTTTCATATTTGAATAGTTtagaagaaaatgagaaaacaaATGAGGAAAATAATTCTAGCAAATTACCTGAATATTGTTCTCAAAACACAAAAAACCTATTCACAGAAGGTGCTTGGCAGTTAATGTTAGATGACTTGCCACAAGATTTCTTGAAAGGCTACGAAATTGCAATTGTGAAACAAATGGCAAGTACAAAGGGTTGCAGCAGCACAAAAGTTAAATTTATGGCAGGAATAATTGAGCGTATAGATCATAGTCACGAGAATCCTCCTATTGTTTTAAGAGATTTTACAGACAATATTCAAGGAATTGTTCATAGGGATATACCGCTTAAATATCCTGGCTTATTAGAGCCAAATGTTGTTGTACTATTACATGATGTAGGTTTATTAAAGATTTCTAGTACTttcgtttcaaataaatatcAGATCTTAATCTCACCGTCAAGTTTACTGGGAATTTACACTAATAAAGGTGAGATAGAACGTACAGGCCATATGGCAGTAGTTCTAGAAAATGCTTCAAAGGAAGAAACAGGAAAAGAACAGACAAAAAATAAAGATTACGGTTTCTCCAAACTATCGAAAGCACCCTCGTCAATGACCGATTTCCAATTTAAACTAAAACACAGCAGCAACATTCAAGATTCATTAAGTTCTAAGAAGAGTACAGAAGATATTAAAACCAACAGTCCTAACACAAACAAAACAGTCGAAGCTGTAAGTGAATCAATGGATTTTGATATTGATCTTTCCTTTTCAATTCCCCCCGCTAAAATTACAAATTCACAAAATCAGAAGAATTTTACCGATTCAACATTAAAAAAACACGCGAATGAAAACAGCAAACAACCATTTgtagaaaaacagaaagaaagcaCACATAATGATGACAAAGAGAGAGCTGAAAATTTACTGAAAGCATTAAAGAGGTTTTCTCCAAATATTAATCCAAAGAAACGTCTGCCATTTCATTCTAAGAATGTACAAATGGATGCAGTATTAACTAAACAAGTGAAACAAAAGGTATTAAGCGATTCATTTTCTGAACAAATGCATATTGATGACTGTGATGTAAATACATCACAAGAAAAAGTAGAATCAGTGGCAAAAGAAGTTCCTTCACCTTTTTGTAAGAAAACAGAAGGTGTACAGAGCCGTAGAGATTCCATAAGATCCAAGTTATTGCAGTTTAAAAGTCCTGAGAAGTTATCTCCTCCGAGCGTGGACTCTCAAAATGCATCAAATGTAAAACAGAACGACGAAACGCTTATAGAAAAAAAGATGCCGGAAACTTCATCTTTTTTTAATGATGTACTTGGTAATACTGAAAATGATTCCGACGATGAAATGTTATCTCAGTTGGATATGGACACCATTTTTAGTAATTGCAattaa
- the LOC117604574 gene encoding polyamine-transporting ATPase 13A3 → MTTTNGLKNDQTSEVQWQRIHSGQDEDMRIYGFEKNTLKSVLICISYVLTVGWVRLFFHWYPQLHLYATHKKCPLNRATKLLVTDNYQGKYKSYFVTEVKAISARNISREELLKYLDSKDEELMEKIRCKMLKINLENGTQCEVFEYKAFWCKKQCYVWDITQNTFSRLVGLDKYTLCTDLHLNNNQGLSKEEQCLRRIVYGNNEILVPVQSIGVLLLLEVLNPFYIFQVFTLCVWFAEKYFYYTAAIICMSLFGIISSIIQTRKNQINLRGTVASAGTVLVHRSSKVSENIPSSELVPGDIIELPKHQATVICDAVLLTGQCILNESMLTGESVPVTKTPLPSRHVLYDSKECSHHTIFSGTTIIQTRSYSDSPVLARVIRTGFHTSKGSLVAAILYPPPADFKFDQDSYKFIGILALIATCGFIYTIVTKVSRGITADDIAIKALDIITIVIPPALPAAMTVGKLYAQARLKRAQIYCISNRVINVSGSINCVCFDKTGTLTEDGLDMWGIVPCTNGVLGESERTIPKLSDHPLFEGMLVCHSLTLIDGKLCGDPLDVKMFESTGWKLEESELEHLNKYDLVAPTIAKPPKNNGFTKNMNEIFEIGIVQQYQFSSSLQRMSVIVRVLGSETFRAYTKGSPEMILSLSKPETIPKDIMFCLKQYTEQGYRVIAMGRNELSESNSKIMKLPRDAVEQNLEFLGLVIMENRLKMPTIPIIKELRSAGLHVLMITGDNIQTAVSVAKECGILSPHESVIDVTVVMEEDKSQTKIYFNAQELSPKLSLCDKKIEISELHDIERNIGSTNYRFALTGQSWQLLREYYPDIVAKICVRGAIFARMTSDQKQQLVLELMQLGYYVAMCGDGANDCGALRAAHAGISLSEAESSVASPFTSKVPDITCVPKVIREGRAALVTSFGIFKFMVTYSLTEFLSVIILYSIDSNLTDLEFLFIDICLIVNFASFFGKTRAYEKKLVKKPPMTSLLTFTSIFSLSIHMLIMTIFQAAAYYAVRLFPWYTQFVLTDETGYTSYENYSVYCVSMFQYITMAIIFSRGKPYRKAIYTNIAFVFSIILLTIVCAYITVYPAQWVINCLQLLLPPTYDWRIIILALALANFVICFFVETFIIEYMIEKKFRTHFYRAEKSKKEYLRVEQQLKNDLSWPPLSKELPTLPLTPSVENIMNVQYTVEQPYVKKTEKNLNGTKVHQTIDQNKENNGLYAFDNYTFEDDELTKNTNMITRF, encoded by the exons ATGACAACAACCAATG GGCTGAAGAATGACCAAACGTCGGAAGTGCAGTGGCAGAGGATTCACAGCGGTCAAGATGAGGATATG AGAATCTATGGATTCGAGAAGAACACGTTGAAAAGTGTTCTAATATGTATTTCCTACGTGTTGACCGTCGGTTGGGTGAGACTCTTCTTCCACTGGTACCCACAGTTACACCTATATGCGACCCACAAAAAATGTCCCCTGAATCGTGCAACGAAATTGCTCGTAACC GATAATTACCAAGGAAAATACAAGTCGTACTTCGTGACGGAAGTTAAGGCTATTTCTGCCAGAAACATTAGCAGGgaagaattattgaaatatttggaCTCGAAGGATGAGGAACTGATGGAGAAGATCAGatgtaaaatgttgaaaattaatttagagaACGGTACGCAGTGCGAGGTGTTCGAGTACAAAGCGTTTTGGTGTAAGAAACAATGTTACGTCTGGGACATAACACAGAACACGTTCTCGAGATTAGTAGGTCTAGACAAGTATACATTATGCACCGATCTTCACCTCAATAATAATCAAGGACTCTCTAAAGAAGAACAATGCCTTAG ACGTATCGTGTACGGAAACAATGAGATCCTTGTACCAGTACAAAGTATAGGGGTGTTGCTTTTATTAGAGGTTCTGAATCCGTTTTACATCTTCCAAGTCTTTACTCTGTGCGTATGGTTCGCAGAGAAGTACTTTTATTACACGGCAGCGATCATATGCATGTCGTTGTTTGGTATCATTAGCTCCATAATACAAACCCGTAAG AATCAGATTAACCTACGTGGGACAGTTGCATCGGCAGGAACTGTACTCGTGCATAGAAGTTCTAAAGTATCCGAGAACATCCCGAGCAGCGAATTAGTGCCAGGAGATATCATAGAATTACCGAAGCATCAAGCTACTGTTATATGCGATGCGGTACTCTTAACGGGCCAGTGTATATTAAACGAATCCATGCTAACCG GAGAATCCGTGCCAGTGACGAAAACTCCTCTACCATCGCGTCACGTCTTGTACGATTCCAAAGAATGTTCCCATCATACCATATTCAGCGGCACCACCATTATTCAAACCAG gAGTTATAGCGATAGTCCAGTTTTAGCGCGGGTCATTAGAACTGGTTTCCATACAAGTAAAGGTAGCCTGGTCGCAGCTATTCTCTATCCGCCACCGGCTGATTTTAAGTTCGATCAAGATTCTTACAAGTTCATTGGTATATTGGCATTAATCGCGACGTGCGGTTTTATATACACTATCGTAACCAAG GTTTCCAGAGGAATCACAGCCGATGATATAGCGATAAAAGCCTTGGATATAATTACAATAGTTATTCCACCGGCATTGCCGGCAGCAATGACAGTGGGAAAACTGTACGCTCAAGCACGACTGAAAAGGGCACAAATATATTGTATTAGTAATAGAGTGATTAATGTATCTGGCAGCATAAATTGCGTGTGTTTTGATAAG ACCGGCACTTTAACAGAAGATGGCTTGGACATGTGGGGCATTGTACCCTGTACGAATGGTGTTCTTGGTGAATCAGAGAGGACCATTCCTAAATTAAGCGACCATCCTCTTTTCGAGGGAATGTTAGTTTGTCATAGTTTAACTCTGATCGACGGTAAACTCTGTGGTGATCCTTTAGATGTTAAG ATGTTTGAGAGTACCGGATGGAAGTTAGAAGAGTCTGAACTAGAGCATTTAAACAAATATGATCTCGTAGCACCGACGATAGCAAAGCCGCCGAAAAACAACGGTTTCACGAAGAATATGAACGAGATATTTGAGATTGGGATAGTGCAACAATATCAATTCTCGAGCTCTCTGCAACGAATGTCTGTGATAGTACGCGTATTGGGATCAGAAACTTTCAGAGCTTACACGAAAGGATCACCCGAAATGATACTTAGCTTGAGCAAACCTGAAACTATACCGAAGGATATTATGTTTTGCTTGAAGCAATATACTGAACAGGGTTATAGAGTTATAGCAATGGGACGAAACGAATTGTCGGAAAGTAACAGTAAG ATTATGAAACTGCCTCGAGACGCGGTCGAGCAGAATCTTGAGTTCTTAGGTTTAGTAATTATGGAGAATAGGTTGAAAATGCCAACCATACCGATCATCAAGGAGCTAAGATCTGCTGGCTTACATGTATTGATGATAACAG GTGATAACATTCAAACTGCAGTAAGCGTTGCGAAAGAGTGTGGCATTTTGTCGCCGCACGAGTCTGTGATAGATGTGACTGTAGTTATGGAAGAAGATAAATCACAAACGAAGATTTATTTCAATGCTCAAGAGTTATCTCCCAAACTG agtCTTTGTGATAAAAAGATTGAAATATCAGAATTACATGATATAGAACGAAACATAGGCAGTACTAATTATCGGTTCGCGTTAACGGGTCAGTCGTGGCAGTTACTCCGCGAATATTATCCGGACATCGTGGCGAAGATTTGCGTACGCGGAGCAATATTTGCCAGGATGACTAGCGATCAAAAGCAACAATTAGTGTTGGAGTTGATGCAACTCGGTTATTACGTGG CGATGTGCGGCGATGGTGCTAATGACTGCGGTGCTCTGAGAGCGGCACACGCGGGTATATCTTTATCCGAAGCAGAATCTAG CGTTGCGAGCCCTTTCACATCCAAGGTACCTGACATCACTTGTGTTCCAAAGGTAATAAGAGAAGGCCGCGCGGCCTTGGTGACAtcgtttggaatttttaaatttatggtCACTTATTCCCTTACAGAATTTTTATCCGTTATCATTCTCTATTCGATCGATTCAAATTTAACAGATTTAGAATTCCTTTTCATCGACATATGTCTGATCGTTAATTTTGCCTCGTTCTTCGGGAAAACACGGGCGTACGAAAAGAAGCTGGTTAAAAAACCACCGATGACTAGTTTGTTAACATTCACGTCGATATTTTCATTATCCATTCATATGTTGATAATGACAATTTTTCAAGCAGCTGCTTATTACGCGGTTCGCTTGTTTCCTTGGTACACCCAGTTCGTTCTCACGGACGAGACCGGGTACACTAGTTACGAAAACTATTCCGTTTATTGTGTCTCGATGTTCCAATACATAACAATGGCTATAATATTTTCGCGAGGTAAACCGTATAGAAAAGCGATTTACACGAATATTGCATTcgtattttccattattttattgACCATCGTTTGCGCCTATATCACAGTTTATCCAGCACAGTGGGTAATAAATTGCCTTCAATTACTTCTACCTCCGACCTACGATTGGAGGATCATAATATTGGCGCTTGCCTTGGCAAACTTTGTCATTTGTTTCTTCGTTGAAACGTTTATAATAGAATATATGATTGAGAAAAAATTCAGAACACATTTCTATAGGGCTGAAAAGTCTAAGAAAGAATACTTAAGAGTTGAACAACAATTGAAAAACGATTTGAGTTGGCCACCGCTTAGTAAAGAATTACCGACTTTGCCATTAACGCCAAGCGTAGAAAATATCATGAATGTCCAATATACAGTGGAACAGCCTTACGTAAAGAAAACTGAAAAGAATCTGAACGGTACTAAAGTTCATCAAACGATAGATCAAAATAAGGAGAATAATGGATTGTACGCCTTTGATAATTATACTTTTGAAGATGAtgaattaacaaaaaacacaaaCATGATAACTAGATTTTAA
- the LOC117604582 gene encoding testis-expressed protein 10 homolog — MGKGNKHMKRLKSEKAKVKLKAKKTKNLPKGLNVTDPSFKVKKIVIREQLKQRDETEILSKRKLNVKELLSRLQHHNSTVRQDAVKELKELLSEHSLKLLSSQFGILLQGICALSLDKEKDIRHDSLKVLSLILGPISNDQLNPYCDVLISYLRCAMTHIDPRIKEDSLLFWDVLVQNCSTILARNSYKILPNFLDMISRLHTEIRPGRQLVTTLNSKNTNVRWRIRVLERLATMFSSIVNFFKSQQTVNSNVPAQVIHVDKTTGYIPIYMNANFQHCDIDFEQDDNSKENTAETSLEAEELMKYIELLMPLIFDSWIEVCPDEKHTDNSALLISTEASELLKSIVEIIQLITECIDILHTECDVNMKFWFKSNFQNNYVKSLLSKFPYGKLGITRRYVPSVRKGKRQADFSLDESQDSCLEYNLGLCQIYVWFTSIHSNDKTVARLNKNYCTSVIKYLNKKLENWPSVNNTVLPLLTKVLRTLFLKASKIWYKNHLDLNETLQSVVNACCNQSKDMQLQLFSLISDIMLDHTLHELHREIAFKDFISTLPNLLLKPKIHENTVQIINKIVLRYRDWIQQELVANQNDIIENAKKIQIMGSDDENQSRLMICNLFYFLDGQIFY, encoded by the exons ATGGGTAAGGGTAATAAACATATGAAACGTTTAAAATCTGAAAAGGCCAAAGTAAAACTAAAAGCAAAAAAGACCAAAAATTTGCCGAAAGGATTGAATGTCACTGATCCATCGTTTAAAGTTAAAAAGATCGTTATTCGAGAACAATTAAAACAACGGGATGAAACAGAGATTCTTAGCAAAAGAAAGCTCAATGTGAAA GAGCTGTTATCACGTCTTCAACATCATAATTCAACAGTCCGACAAGATGCTGTGAAAGAACTGAAAGAACTTTTATCAGAgcattcattaaaattattaagttcACAGTTTGGAATTTTGTTGCAAGGCATTTGTGCATTGTCCCTTGATAAAGAGAAAGATATAAGACACGATTCTTTAAAAGTTTTAAGTCTAATTCTTGGTCCAATTTCTAATGATCAACTTAATCCATATTGTGATGTTTTAATCTCATATTTGAGATGTGCCATGACACACATAGATCCACGCATCAAAGAGGATTCTCTACTTTTTTGGGATGTACTGGTGCAGAACTGTAGCACTATTTTGGCAAGAAACAGTTACAAAATATTGCCAAACTTTTTAGACATGATTTCTAGATTACATACTGAAATAAGACCTGGAAGGCAATTAGTTACTACTTTAAACTCTAAAAACACTAATGTTAGATGGAGAATAAGAGTGTTGGAAAGGCTTGCTACTATGTTCAGCTCTATTGTTAACTTTTTTAAATCTCAACAAACTGTTAACTCAAATGTGCCTGCACAAGTTATACATGTAGATAAAACTACTGGATATATTCCCATTTACATGAATGCTAATTTTCAACACTGTGACATTGATTTTGAACAAGATGACAATTCGAAGGAGAATACTGCTGAAACAAGTTTAGAAGCTGAGGAACttatgaaatacatagaactgTTAATGCCACTTATATTTGATAGTTGGATCGAAGTGTGCCCGGATGAGAAACATACAGATAATTCTGCCCTTTTAATTTCAACAGAAGcttctgaattattaaaaagcATTGTAgaaataatacaattaataactgaaTGTATAGACATATTACATACAGAATGCGATGTAAACATGAAATTTTGgtttaaaagtaattttcagAATAATTATGTAAAAAGTTTGCTTTCGAAATTTCCATATGGCAAATTAGGGATAACTAGAAGATACGTGCCTTCTGTAAGAAAAGGAAAACGTCAAGCAGACTTTTCTTTAGATGAATCACAGGATTCTTGTTTAGAGTATAATTTAGGACTTTGTCAGATTTATGTTTGGTTTACATCTATACATAGTAATGACAAGACTGTAGCtagattgaataaaaattattgcacGTCtgtcattaaatatttaaata AGAAACTTGAAAATTGGCCGAGTGTAAATAATACTGTATTACCATTGTTGACTAAAGTTTTAAGAACGTTGTTTCTAAAAGCAAGTAAAATTTGGTACAAGAATCACCTTGATCTGAATGAAACTCTGCAATCTGTTGTAAATGCATGTTGTAATCAATCAAAGGACATGCAGTTACAATTATTTTCTCTCATTAGTGATATCATGTTAGACCATACTTTACATGAACTGCATAG GGAAATTGCATTTAAGGATTTCATCTCGACATTGCCAAATCTTCTTTTAAAGCCGAAAATACATGAAAATACggtacaaataataaataaaattgtactgCGGTACAGAGATTGGATTCAACAAGAACTTGTCGCCAATCAAAATGATATTATAG AAAATgctaaaaaaattcaaattatggGATCTGATGATGAAAATCAATCCCGTCTGAtgatatgtaatttattttattttttagacggtcaaattttctattaa
- the LOC117604580 gene encoding uncharacterized protein LOC117604580 isoform X2 translates to MFNKNVLDENVSQTICESKKSCDNTLSNVHSDIQNHKDNKLSRKNLVLGILKNKNIQDKIVQKNITHVNPPKVEPKIRNNNDINVNQGFKVPSSNGIKHQTLKNNCQRENSFNNVKSKSNSINNSRKELLCNIMKPESVNNLKPKNDIIKNTLSITKDQVQPNKKMTLVRKFPGPAGLLPDDIDTIPPVSYLNSLEENEKTNEENNSSKLPEYCSQNTKNLFTEGAWQLMLDDLPQDFLKGYEIAIVKQMASTKGCSSTKVKFMAGIIERIDHSHENPPIVLRDFTDNIQGIVHRDIPLKYPGLLEPNVVVLLHDVGLLKISSTFVSNKYQILISPSSLLGIYTNKGEIERTGHMAVVLENASKEETGKEQTKNKDYGFSKLSKAPSSMTDFQFKLKHSSNIQDSLSSKKSTEDIKTNSPNTNKTVEAVSESMDFDIDLSFSIPPAKITNSQNQKNFTDSTLKKHANENSKQPFVEKQKESTHNDDKERAENLLKALKRFSPNINPKKRLPFHSKNVQMDAVLTKQVKQKVLSDSFSEQMHIDDCDVNTSQEKVESVAKEVPSPFCKKTEGVQSRRDSIRSKLLQFKSPEKLSPPSVDSQNASNVKQNDETLIEKKMPETSSFFNDVLGNTENDSDDEMLSQLDMDTIFSNCN, encoded by the coding sequence atgtttaataaaaatgtattggATGAGAATGTTTCTCAGACTATATGCGAATCAAAAAAATCATGTGATAATactttatcaaatgtacattctgATATACAAAATCataaagataataaattatCTCGAAAGAATTTAGTACTTggtatattaaaaaacaaaaatattcaaGATAAAATTGTACAAAAGAACATAACACATGTAAATCCACCAAAAGTTGAACCAAAAATCAGAAACAATAATGATATAAATGTAAATCAGGGATTTAAAGTGCCTAGTAGTAATGGAATAAAACATCAGACTCTTAAAAATAACTGCCAGAGAGAAAATAGTTTCAACAATGTAAAATCTAAgtcaaattcaattaataattcaaggAAGGAATTGCTGTGTAATATAATGAAGCCAGAATCTGTGAATAATTTAAAACCCAAAAATGATATTATCAAAAATACATTATCAATAACTAAGGATCAAGTACAACCTAATAAGAAGATGACATTAGTTAGAAAATTTCCTGGACCAGCTGGTTTATTACCAGATGATATAGATACTATTCCTCCTGTTTCATATTTGAATAGTTtagaagaaaatgagaaaacaaATGAGGAAAATAATTCTAGCAAATTACCTGAATATTGTTCTCAAAACACAAAAAACCTATTCACAGAAGGTGCTTGGCAGTTAATGTTAGATGACTTGCCACAAGATTTCTTGAAAGGCTACGAAATTGCAATTGTGAAACAAATGGCAAGTACAAAGGGTTGCAGCAGCACAAAAGTTAAATTTATGGCAGGAATAATTGAGCGTATAGATCATAGTCACGAGAATCCTCCTATTGTTTTAAGAGATTTTACAGACAATATTCAAGGAATTGTTCATAGGGATATACCGCTTAAATATCCTGGCTTATTAGAGCCAAATGTTGTTGTACTATTACATGATGTAGGTTTATTAAAGATTTCTAGTACTttcgtttcaaataaatatcAGATCTTAATCTCACCGTCAAGTTTACTGGGAATTTACACTAATAAAGGTGAGATAGAACGTACAGGCCATATGGCAGTAGTTCTAGAAAATGCTTCAAAGGAAGAAACAGGAAAAGAACAGACAAAAAATAAAGATTACGGTTTCTCCAAACTATCGAAAGCACCCTCGTCAATGACCGATTTCCAATTTAAACTAAAACACAGCAGCAACATTCAAGATTCATTAAGTTCTAAGAAGAGTACAGAAGATATTAAAACCAACAGTCCTAACACAAACAAAACAGTCGAAGCTGTAAGTGAATCAATGGATTTTGATATTGATCTTTCCTTTTCAATTCCCCCCGCTAAAATTACAAATTCACAAAATCAGAAGAATTTTACCGATTCAACATTAAAAAAACACGCGAATGAAAACAGCAAACAACCATTTgtagaaaaacagaaagaaagcaCACATAATGATGACAAAGAGAGAGCTGAAAATTTACTGAAAGCATTAAAGAGGTTTTCTCCAAATATTAATCCAAAGAAACGTCTGCCATTTCATTCTAAGAATGTACAAATGGATGCAGTATTAACTAAACAAGTGAAACAAAAGGTATTAAGCGATTCATTTTCTGAACAAATGCATATTGATGACTGTGATGTAAATACATCACAAGAAAAAGTAGAATCAGTGGCAAAAGAAGTTCCTTCACCTTTTTGTAAGAAAACAGAAGGTGTACAGAGCCGTAGAGATTCCATAAGATCCAAGTTATTGCAGTTTAAAAGTCCTGAGAAGTTATCTCCTCCGAGCGTGGACTCTCAAAATGCATCAAATGTAAAACAGAACGACGAAACGCTTATAGAAAAAAAGATGCCGGAAACTTCATCTTTTTTTAATGATGTACTTGGTAATACTGAAAATGATTCCGACGATGAAATGTTATCTCAGTTGGATATGGACACCATTTTTAGTAATTGCAattaa
- the LOC117604591 gene encoding protein dj-1beta translates to MAILFRMLPHFAQSACKVLTVLQPNVKYTVNMAKKTAILLIADGSEEMEAVITADVLRRGDIQVTVAGITDSECVKCSRDVKICADAKLQDAVNKTYDVVILPGGLGGSKAFATSAEVGKLLQQQEKENRIIAAICAAPTALKAHGIAKGKQLTSYPSVKDELKNEYKYLEDKVVTDGNLITSRGPATAFAFGLAIVEKLVGKDTADKVAKGMLYSE, encoded by the exons ATGGCAATATTGTTTCGCATGCTTCCACATTTTGCGCAGTCGGCTTGTAAGGTTCTTACAGTTTTACAACCAAACGTAAAATATACTGTAAATATGGCGAAGAAAACGGCAATTTTGTTAATAGCCGATGGCTCTGAGGAAATGGAAGCTGTAATAACTGCAGACGTCTTGCGTAGAGGCGAT ATTCAAGTTACTGTTGCTGGTATTACTGATAGCGAATGCGTCAAATGCAGTAGGGATGTTAAAATTTGTGCTGATGCAAAATTACAAGATGCAGTTAATAAAACATATGATGTTGTAATATTGCCTGGGGGTCTTGGTGGTTCAAAAGCCTTTGCCACG TCAGCAGAAGTAGGAAAGCTATTGcaacaacaagaaaaggaaaacaGAATTATTGCTGCTATTTGTGCTGCACCAACTGCACTAAAAGCACATGGAATTGCTAAAGGAAAACAACTTACATCCTATCCTTCTGTGAAAgatgaattgaaaaatgaatataaatatttggAGGACAAAGTAGTAACTGATG GTAATCTAATAACCAGCCGAGGCCCAGCCACCGCATTTGCTTTTGGTCTAGCTATTGTGGAAAAATTGGTTGGTAAAGATACAGCAGACAAAGTGGCAAAAGGAATGTTATACTCAGAGTGA